In Nocardioides daphniae, the DNA window GTACGAGGCGTCCTCCACGGCCTTCAGCATGAAGTGCGCGACCGAGGCTCGGGGGATCGAGTAGCCGCCGGACGACGGTCCGTCGAGGTCCTCGACGTAGTCGGTGGTGAGGGGCTTGTCGTTGAGGGCGCGGGGGCGCACGACCGTGACCACGAGACCAGCAGCCCTGAGCCGTTCGATGGCGGCACGGTGGTCGGCCAGCGGCTTGGCGAGCACCTTCATGACGAACTTGCCGAAGAGCCCGGGGATCTTGCCGTCCACCCCCTCCGAGGCGCACCAGAGGATGCGACGCACCCGGGTCGCCTCCATGGCGGCGGCGATGTGACCGCCCATGGTGCGCAGGGAGGTGTCCTTGCCCGGCCCCTGGGTCGACCCGAGGCAGGAGACGACCACGTCATGGCCCGCCACGGCGGCCGTGACTGCCTCCTGGTC includes these proteins:
- a CDS encoding NAD(P)-binding oxidoreductase, whose translation is MAGHDVVVSCLGSTQGPGKDTSLRTMGGHIAAAMEATRVRRILWCASEGVDGKIPGLFGKFVMKVLAKPLADHRAAIERLRAAGLVVTVVRPRALNDKPLTTDYVEDLDGPSSGGYSIPRASVAHFMLKAVEDASYENTSVAIGQRKK